The sequence NNNNNNNNNNNNNNNNNNNNNNNNNNNNNNNNNNNNNNNNNNNNNNNNNNNNNNNNNNNNNNNNNNNNNNNNNNNNNNNNNNNNNNNNNNNNNNNNNNNNNNNNNNNNNNNNNNNNNNNNNNNNNNNNNNNNNNNNNNNNNNNNNNNNNNNNNNNNNNNNNNNNNNNNNNNNNNNNNNNNNNNNNNNNNNNNNNNNNNNNNNNNNNNNNNNNNNNNNNNNNNNNNNNNNNNNNNNNNNNNNNNNNNNNNNNNNNNNNNNNNNNNNNNNNNNNNNNNNNNNNNNNNNNNNNNNNNNNNNNNNNNNNNNNNNNNNNNNNNNNNNNNNNNNNNNNNNNNNNNNNNNNNNNNNNNNNNNNNNNNNNNNNNNNNNNNNNNNNNNNNNNNNNNNNNNNNNNNNNNNNNNNNNNNNNNNNNNNNNNNNNNNNNNNNNNNNNNNNNNNNNNNNNNNNNNNNNNNNNNNNNNNNNNNNNNNNNNNNNNNNNNNNNNNNNNNNNNNNNNNNNNNNNNNNNNNNNNNNNNNNNNNNNNNNNNNNNNNNNNNNNNNNNNNNNNNNNNNNNNNNNNNNNNNNNNNNNNNNNNNNNNNNNNNNNNNNNNNNNNNNNNNNNNNNNNNNNNNNNNNNNNNNNNNNNNNNNNNNNNNNNNNNNNNNNNNNNNNNNNNNNNNNNNNNNNNNNNNNNNNNNNNNNNNNNNNNNNNNNNNNNNNNNNNNNNNNNNNNNNNNNNNNNNNNNNNNNNNNNNNNNNNNNNNNNNNNNNNNNNNNNNNNNNNNNNNNNNNNNNNNNNNNNNNNNNNNNNNNNNNNNNNNNNNNNNNNNNNNNNNNNNNNNNNNNNNNNNNNNNNNNNNNNNNNNNNNNNNNNNNNNNNNNNNNNNNNNNNNNNNNNNNNNNNNNNNNNNNNNNNNNNNNNNNNNNNNNNNNNNNNNNNNNNNNNNNNNNNNNNNNNNNNNNNNNNNNNNNNNNNNNNNNNNNNNNNNNATAGAGCTGACCCCATACAGGTGCCCACCCCATAGGTGACCATATAGATGCCCCCATATAGAtgccccccatagagctgcccccCATAGAGCTACATAGAGCTGACCCCATAtaggtgccccatagatgcccaccccataggtgccccatagGTGCCGCATAGATGCCCCATATCTGACCTTGCTGGCCCCGAACACGTTGGGGTTGTTGTTGATGCTCCTCAGGGCCGTCAGCGCGTGTTGGTGCCGCGTGAACTGAACGAACGCAAAGCCCAGAGACGGGCCACGGCCACACAGGGAGCGCATCACACGGCActatgggatatataggggatatagggggatatagggggatatagggtgtatataggggatatagggccACGGCCACAAAGGGAGCGCATCACACGGCActatataggggatatataggggatataggggatataggggtatatagggcCACGGCCACAAAGGGAGCGCATCACACGGCActatataggggatataggggatatagggcgctatggggtgctatggggggcTATAAGGGGCATATAGAGCACtatggggggtatatagggcaatatggggggtatatagggcaatatggggggtatatagggtgcTAGAGGGTCATATAGCGTGCTATGGGAGTATATAGGTTTCTATAGGGAACATATAGGGGTATACAAGGGTATATAGGGTGttatagggtgctataggggtatatagggcactatgggggtTATATAGGGTGGTATGGGGGGCACAGAGAGCACTGGGGGGGTATTAGGCACAATAGAGGCATATAGGGGGTTatatagggtgctataggggtctatagggtgctatagggtaTATAGGAGTATATAGGGTGTGATAGGGGTAcatagggcactatggggggCATATAGGGGGCTGCAGGGTCATATAGGGAgctataggggtatatagggtgcTATAGGAGTCTATAGGGTGCTAGAGGGGgcatatagggcactatggggggcatatagggcactatgggggtatatagggtactataggggtatatagggtgctataggggtatatagggtgcGATAGGGGTAcatagggcactatggggggCATATAGGGTGCTGCAGGGTCatatagggtgctataggggtatatagggtgctatagggtcatatagggtgCTGtagggggtatatagggtgCTGTTGGGGGGCatatagggtgctataggggaCATATAGGAGACATACAGGGTGCTATAGGGGTATATAGAGTGCTATGAGGAGTATATAGAGTGCTATGGGGGGTATATAGNNNNNNNNNNNNNNNNNNNNNNNNNNNNNNNNNNNNNNNNNNNNNNNNNNNNNNNNNNNNNNNNNNNNNNNNNNNNNNNNNNNNNNNNNNNNNNNNNNNNNNNNNNNNNNNNNNNNNNNNNNNNNNNNNNNNNNNNNNNNNNNNNNNNNNNNNNNNNNNNNNNNNNNNNNNNNNNNNNNNNNNNNNNNNNNNNNNNNNNNNNNNNNNNNNNNNNNNNNNNNNNNNNNNNNNNNNNNNNNNNNNNNNNNNNNNNNNNNNNNNNNNNNNNNNNNNNNNNNNNNNNNNNNNNNNNNNNNNNNNNNNNNNNNNNNNNNNNNNNNNNNNNNNNNNNNNNNNNNNNNNNNNNNNNNNNNNNNNNNNNNNNNNNNNNNNNNNNNNNNNNNNNNNNNNNNNNNNNNNNNNNNNNNNNNNNNNNNNNNNNNNNNNNNNNNNNNNNNNNNNNNNNNNNNNNNNNNNNNNNNNNNNNNNNNNNNNNNNNNNNNNNNNNNNNNNNNNNNNNNNNNNNNNNNNNNNNNNNNNNNNNNNNNNNNNNNNNNNNNNNNNNNNNNNNNNNNNNNNNNNNNNNNNNNNNNNNNNNNNNNNNNNNNNNNNNNNNNNNNNNNNNNNNNNNNNNNNNNNNNNNNNNNNNNNNNNNNNNNNNNNNNNNNNNNNNNNNNNNNNNNNNNNNNNNNNNNNNNNNNNNNNNNNNNNNNNNNNNNNNNNNNNNNNNNNNNNNNNNNNNNNNNNNNNNNNNNNNNNNNNNNNNNNNNNNNNNNNNNNNNNNNNNNNNNNNNNNNNNNNNNNNNNNNNNNNNNtatggggggtatatagggtgctatggggggcATAGAGAGCACTGGGGTGGGGTATAGGGCACTATAGGGGCATATAGGAGGCTATATACGGGaatataggggtatatagggtactatgggggtatatagggtgctatggggggtATACAGGGTGCTATGGGGGACATAGAGAGCACTGGGGTGGGGTATAGGGCACTAGAGGGGCATATAGGAGGcaataggggtctatagggcgctataggggtctatagggcacTATAAGTGTATATAGGGTGTTATAGGGGCATATAGTGTGCTGCAGGGTCATATAGGGTGCTATTGGGGGCATATAGGGTGCTACGGGGtctatagggtgctataggggtCATATAGGGTGCTAttgggggtatatagggtgctataggggtctatagggcactataggggtctatagggtgctataggggtctatagggtgcTATATTGGtctatagggtgctataggtGTATATAGGAgtatataggggtatatagggtgcGATAGGTgtatatagggcactatggggggCATATAGGGTGCTGCAGGGTCATATAGGGTGCTAttgggggtatatagggtgctatagggggatatagggtgctatggggggcATATAGGGAGCTATAGAGGTATATAGGGCactataggggtatatagggggtaTAGAGATATAGAGGGCactataggggtatataggaTGCTATAGGGGTATATAGAGTGCTATAGGGGTACATAGGGTatatgggatccctatggggtctgacCTCCTTGATGGTggcccccggccccgctgcgcCCCTCATGATGCCCCATAGCCGGGCGCTGtcagtgggtccctatggggtctctatgggtctctatgggtctctatgggtccctatggggtctctatgggtccctatggggtctctatgggtctctatgggtccctatggggtctctatgggtccctatggggtctctatgggtccctatggggtctctatgggtctctatgggtccctatggggtctctatgggtccctatggggtccctatggggtctctatggttcttTATGGAGGTCTTTATGGGGGTTCACTATGGAGGTCTCTATGGGagtctctgtgggtctctatgggggggttctatggggtctctatgggtctctgtgggtctctatgggtctctgtgggtctctatgtgttctctatggggtctctataggtctctatgggtctctatgggNNNNNNNNNNNNNNNNNNNNNNNNNNNNNNNNNNNNNNNNNNNNNNNNNNNNNNNNNNNNNNNNNNNNNNNNNNNNNNNNNNNNNNNNNNNNNNNNNNNNNNNNNNNNNNNNNNNNNNNNNNNNNNNNNNNNNNNNNNNNNNNNNNNNNNNNNNNNNNNNNNNNNNNNNNNNNNNNNNNNNNNNNNNNNNNNNNNNNNNNNNNNNNNNNNNNNNNNNNNNNNNNNNNNNNNNNNNNNNNNNNNNNNNNNNNNNNNNNNNNNNNNNNNNNNNNNNNNNNNNNNNNNNNNNNNNNNNNNNNNNNNNNNNNNNNNNNNNNNNNNNNNNNNNNNNNNNNNNNNNNNNNNNNNNNNNNNNNNNNNNNNNNNNNNNNNNNNNNNNNNNNNNNNNNNNNNNNNNNNNNNNNNNNNNNNNNNNNNNNNNNNNNNNNNNNNNNNNNNNNNNNNNNNNNNNNNNNNNNNNNNNNNNNNN comes from Coturnix japonica isolate 7356 unplaced genomic scaffold, Coturnix japonica 2.1 chrUnrandom758, whole genome shotgun sequence and encodes:
- the RBM28 gene encoding RNA-binding protein 28 isoform X3, which produces MRGAAGPGATIKECRVMRSLCGRGPSLGFAFVQFTRHQHALTALRSINNNPNVFGASKRPIVEFSLEDLRKLRLKEQRLQRSRVWDRPIATP